The Coffea eugenioides isolate CCC68of chromosome 8, Ceug_1.0, whole genome shotgun sequence genome has a segment encoding these proteins:
- the LOC113779096 gene encoding cytochrome P450 71A1-like produces MAILVLLVIAISVLLIFLLLPNKNIRSSTIHHPPGPPRLPIIGNFHQLDPSCVHKSLWELSQKYGPLMFIKLGSVATLVISSAKLAEEVMKNQDLEFCSRPKLTGLQKFTYNGLDIALAPYGQECREMRKICVTHLLSAKRLLMFRPIHEDEVSRMIRKISKQAASSDPVINLSETIVSLTSTMICRIAFGKRFDEEGHERRRFDGLIREAQALLVAFFFSDYFPAVGWIDKFTGMLSRLESIFEKFDSFHQELIDEHLNPNRPKSMDGDLIDLMLQLQKDGTTSFEITMGNIKAMLMDVFFAGTDTRAVTIIWAMTAMMKKPTVMRKVQAEIRGIIGKKQMLEEDDVQNLPYRKAVVKETFRLYPALPLLVPRETIAKCTIDGYEIQPETLVYVNAWGIARDPEYWENADEYLPERFLNSILDVNGQDFHLIPFGAGRRGCPGYSMGKGAVELALANILHSFDWELPPGVKKEDIDADALPGITMCKKNELRLVAKLHV; encoded by the exons ATGGCAATCCTCGTTCTTCTAGTCATCGCAATTTCAGTTCTTCtaattttccttcttcttccaaACAAGAACATAAGATCCTCAACAATTCATCATCCTCCGGGCCCTCCAAGGCTTCCAATCATTGGAAACTTCCACCAACTAGACCCTTCATGCGTTCATAAATCCCTTTGGGAACTTTCACAAAAATATGGTCCACTGATGTTCATCAAACTCGGTTCAGTGGCAACCCTTGTGATTTCTTCGGCAAAACTGGCTGAAGAAGTCATGAAAAACCAAGATTTAGAATTTTGTAGTAGGCCAAAATTGACAGGCCTGCAAAAGTTTACGTACAATGGCTTGGACATTGCCTTAGCACCATATGGTCAAGAATGCAGAGAGATGAGAAAAATCTGTGTCACTCATCTCTTGAGTGCAAAAAGGTTGCTGATGTTTCGTCCGATTCATGAAGATGAAGTGTCACGAATGATTAGAAAGATATCTAAACAAGCTGCATCTTCTGATCCGGTGATTAATTTGAGCGAGACTATTGTGTCTCTAACTAGTACAATGATCTGCAGGATTGCTTTTGGGAAGAGGTTTGATGAGGAAGGTCATGAAAGAAGGAGATTTGATGGTCTTATTCGCGAAGCTCAGGCCCTTCTTGTGGCTTTCTTTTTCTCGGACTATTTTCCAGCAGTTGGATGGATTGATAAGTTCACAGGAATGCTTTCTAGACTTGAGAGTATTTTTGAGAAGTTTGATTCGTTTCATCAAGAACTTATAGATGAGCACCTCAATCCAAATAGGCCAAAGTCCATGGATGGAGACCTTATTGATCTCATGCTTCAACTACAAAAAGATGGAACAACTTCATTTGAGATAACTATGGGTAACATCAAAGCTATGCTCATG GACGTATTCTTTGCCGGTACAGACACAAGAGCGGTGACCATTATTTGGGCAATGACAGCGATGATGAAAAAACCAACAGTCATGAGAAAGGTTCAAGCAGAAATTAGAGGAATCATTGGAAAGAAGCAAATGTTAGAGGAAGATGATGTTCAGAACCTTCCCTATCGCAAGGCAGTTGTTAAGGAGACATTCAGGTTGTACCCAGCCTTACCACTTCTAGTGCCTAGAGAAACAATTGCAAAATGCACTATTGATGGTTATGAAATTCAACCCGAGACCTTAGTTTATGTAAATGCTTGGGGAATTGCAAGAGATCCTGAGTATTGGGAAAATGCAGATGAATATTTGCCTGAGAGATTCTTGAATAGTATTCTCGATGTGAATGGGCAAGATTTTCATTTGATCCCATTTGGGGCAGGCAGAAGAGGCTGCCCCGGGTACTCAATGGGAAAAGGAGCAGTGGAGCTTGCACTAGCCAATATTTTGCACTCATTTGATTGGGAATTACCTCCTGGAGTCAAGAAAGAAGACATTGACGCAGATGCTTTGCCTGGTATCACTATGTGCAAGAAAAATGAACTGAGGCTTGTGGCAAAACTCCATGTTTAG